The Oleispira antarctica RB-8 genome contains the following window.
AACTTACAGAAGAAGTAGGGTATTAAAAATCATTCATTTTATCGTTCAGTGAATAAAAAAAGCAGAAGCCATTGATATTATGACTTCTGCTTTTCCGGCGTATCTTAATATGAGTTGATTTAAGATCTTATCTCGCTAAATAAGCTTGATAACGCTTCGTTAATTTCTTTAATCGAATGCGATCATTAATCAACGAGAATATCGGTGAAGCGTTTAATTTAGGTTGCTTCCCTTCTCCCATTCTCTGCAACTGTCGTTTAATGACGGCCATGGTAGCGATAGAGCTTAATGTTTTATCTTTCCATCGTACCACTGGGTCATGAGCACTTAGTTGATTGTTCTTTTTCCAATCGTTTGGCAAAGAAGGATTCATGGCCAAAGCCGTACCCATTCCAACCACATCGATGCCATTAGCTAATACGTCTTCCGCGACGGCTAAACGTCTTACACCGCCCGTTGTCATAATGGGCATGGTGGCTATTTGAGCGATCTCTTTAGCGAAATCTAAAAAGTACGCTTCACGCTGCAAGGTTCGACCATCGGCAGTTGTGCCTTGCATGGCTGGGCTTTCATAGCTTCCCCCAGACAGCTCGACTAAATCAACGTCGAGTTTATTCATCGCTAAAATAACAATTTTCGCATCGTCAGCATCAAAGCCACCGCGCTGGAAATCGGCTGAATTTAATTTTACGGCAACCGCAAAGGTCGGGGCGACTTGAGCGCGAACGGCTTCAATAATTGAAATCAATAAGCGCATACGGTTCTCAATTGAACCACCAAATTCATCTTTACGTTTATTTGTTAACGGCGACAAAAACTGAGAAATCAAATAACCGTGAGCACCGTGAATTTGAATACCATCAAAGCCTGCTTGCTCTGCCTTTAAAGCCGTATCCACAAAGCGTTGAATTAAGTGTTCAATATCTTTGTGAGTCATCGCTCTGGGTTTGCCAAACAAATGAGAGTGCTTACCGAGGTCGAGTGGAACAGTAGAGGGAGATAGCACATCGCCTCCCATCGCAGCATATACCTGACGGCCAGGGTGATTAATTTGCATCCAAGCTTGAGTATTATTCTTTTTAGCGGACTTAGCCCATGCTTCAAAAGGGGCCAGCGCGCTGTTTTTTTCTAAGACAATACCACCAGGGCCTGTCATCGCACGGCCATCGACCATTACGTTACCCGTAATTAATAATCCGGTACCCCCTTCAGCCCAGCGTTGGTAGAGACGCAACATATTAGGGCCCGGAACTTGCCCTTCATCTGACATGTTTTCTTCCATCGCAGCTTTGGCTAAACGATTTGGCAGCTGGGCACCACAAGGCAATGTAAAAGGCGAGAAAACTGCTGATGTCATGATGGCAACCTGAATGTGTTGTTTTGTGAAGAACCCGTTTGCAGTGAGTTCAACTATAGACTTATAGTTTAAATGACTATAGCCTTATAGTCGAAATAATAGTTCTGATAATGTGACATCAGTCAATTACTCGAATATCGATTCAATAATTTACTAGGCAGGGATAGGTCAGCATTGAACTCACTAACATTCAACACTTCGTCAGCGCCCGCGGAATCTAAGCGAGAGCTGGCGAAATCCAAAACGCGCCGAGCGTTATTGAAAAGTGCGTTGCAGCTTTATAGCCAAGAAGGTGCTCAAGGCATGAGCATGAATAAGGTCGCTAAAGGAGCTGGTATCGCACAACCCAGCTTTTATAATCATTTCGACAGTTTAGATGCGCTGCAAAGTGAATTGTGCGAACAGCTTAAAGAAAATTATTTATCCCCAATGCGTCTGGCTTGGGTAAACATGCTGAAAGATTATGATGTGTTGAATAAAGAAGAATTTGATCAGCAATGTCAGCAGGGCCTAATCATGATCTTTGATTCCGCATTTCAGAATATTGCGTTATTTCAACACTTGATTGAAGATCGTCCGCGTTTTAGCCCAAAAAAAGAAAATAAGGGTCTAGGAAACTTGATTACTGAAATACAGCAAGAGTGGACTGAAATATTTATTCAGGGCTTGCAGTTATCTGGACGGTTTTTTGAGCGCAGTGACGTAAATCTGTGTGTCGACATCGCGGCCTCTCAAGTGCATGAATTAATCTTAGGCTGTCACCAACAGCGCTATTCACGACAGCAAGCTATTTCAATTTTAAGTCATAATTTTGATGCACTTTTTGTCAGTTTGTTTGCACGAAAGAATAATAAAAAATAAATGGCTGTAGAAAAAAGCTATTGCCAATAAAAAGAATAAGAAAGAGAGAGTAAAATTATGGCTAATGAACAAACACACTTCCGAACCTGTACGTTATGCGAAGCAATGTGCGGTATCGAAGTAAAGCACGATGGTGAAAATATTTTGTCGATTAAAGGGGATAAAAACGATCCTTTTTCGCAAGGTTATATTTGCCCAAAAGCGACGGCTTTACAAGATTTACACGAAGACCCAGATCGCTTGCGTCAACCGATCGAAAGAACCGCTGACGGCTGGAAAGAAATTAGCTGGCCAGAAGCCCTCGATAAAGTCGCGGCGGGTATTCAATCAGTACAGAAACTGTATGGTCAAAATGCCCTCGGTATTTATTTAGGTAATCCGAATGTGCATAACATGGGGAGCATGTTAACGGTAAAGCACCTATTAACCAGTCTAAAAACACGCAGTCGTTTCTCGGCCACCTCAATCGACCAGCTTCCGCATCATGTTGTTTGCATGCATTTATTTGGTCACATGCTGCGCATTCCTGTGCCAGATGTTAACCGTACTCAGTACATGTTGATCATTGGTGGTAATCCGTTAGCCTCTAACGGCAGCATCATGACCGCGCCGAATATGCGTCAGAAGCTAAAAGATTTAAAAGCACGTGATGGCAAGGTTGTGGTCATTGATCCAAGACGCACCGAAACCGCAGAAATTGCCAGCGAGCATCACTTCATTCGTCCAGCAACCGATGTTTTATTATTGCTTGCCATGCTGAATGAAATTTATGCACAAGGCTTTGCTAAGACCACAGCAGAAAATAAAGCCGCGGCTTTAGCCCCTGAAATTGAGCGCATCGCGACTTTCGCCAAAGATTACAGCGCCGAGTCAGTCGCGAGTATTACAGGTATTACAGCGGTTGAAATTAAACGTTTAGTAAAAGAATTTTGTGAAGCTGAAAGCGCCGTCTGTTATGGCCGCATGGGCGTATCGGTGCAAGAGTTTGGTTTATTAAGCCAGTATCTCATTATGGTGATCAATATTGTCACTGGCCGTTTGGATGAAGTAGGCGGCTTAATGTTTCCAAATCCGGCGGTGGACCTTGTGAATAATTCGGGCCCAGGTTATTTGGGTAAACGCCATAGCCGAGTCAGTAAATTACCAGATTTTAATGGTGATTATCCGGTTGTTGCCATGGCCGATGAAATGCTGGTGGAAGGTGAAGGCCAGTTAAAAGGCTTTATCAACGTCGCGGGTAATCCTGTATTGAGCACGCCTAATGGTGAAAAGTTAGACAAAGCACTTTCACAATTGGATTTTATGGTATCCCTTGATTATTTCGTTACTGAAACCAGCCGTCATGCGAATATTATTTTGCCGCCGGTATCGCCGCTAGAGCGTGATCATTATGACGTTACCTTTAATGGCTTTGCTGTGCATAACGTGGCTAAGTATTCTCCCGCTTTATTTGCCAAGAAAGCGAATGAAAAACACGATTGGGAAATTAACCTAGAACTTGCCAAGCGCTTAGATAAAAATGCGCCTTTTGCCACCAAAGTCGAGCGCTGGTTAACCAAAATTTTTGGACCTAAGTTTTTACTCGATCAAGGTTTAAAGCGTGGGCCTTATGAAGGCATCAATCTGAAGAAACTAAATAAAAATCCTCATGGTATTGATTTAGGGCCTTTGCAAAGTATGTTGCCAAAAGCCTTAAAACATAAAGACAAGCAGATTCATTTGAATGTCGATTTCTATCAAGCGGATTTAGATCGCGTGAAAGACATGATGCAGCAATACGATGATAGCCAGATTCTATTAATTGGCCGTCGCCATGTACGCAGTAATAATTCGTGGCTGCACAATAGCCATCGCTTAGTGAAAGGGAAATCTCGCTGTACCTTAATGCTGCATCCTGAAACAGCAAAGCAGCAAGGCATTGAAGACGGTCAAAACGTGAAAGTCAGCTCTCGGGTTGGCAGCGTGATTATCGCAGCAGAAGTCACCGATGAACTGATGCCTGGGGTAGTGAGTATTCCTCACGGTTGGGGACATGGGCGCAAAGGCGTTAAGCAAAAAATTGCCCAAGCTCATGCGGGTGTCAGCGTTAACGATCTTACCGACGATACCTTGATTGACCAATTGAGTGGCAATGCTGCGGTGAATGGCGTTCCTGTTAGTTTAGAAGCGGTACCATTAGAGGTGCATAAGCTGGAGACGGCTGAATCACAGGCTTGAACCGTTAAATTGTCGGCTAATGGCTAATCCAAGTAACAAGGGCGTTTACAGAAAGTAAACGCCTTTTTTTATGCCGACTATCTGCTTCCCATCCGCTTGCTGTTATACTGAAGCCATTAGACTCCTATTCCCCCCTTATTTAGACCCAAATTGAGACTTTACTATGTCATTTTCCAAACTTGGATTAAGCACCCCTATTGTTAAGGCGGTCGCTGACTTGGGTTATACCAAGCCGACGCCTATTCAGAAGGAATCAATTCCGGCTGTATTGTCAGGCAAAAACATCCTGGGTACGTCTCAAACGGGTACCGGTAAAACTGCCAGCTTCGTATTGCCGATGTTAGAGAAGCTTTCAAAGAACAAAACCCAACGTGGCAAGCGCATTCGTGCCCTTATCCTTACGCCAACGCGCGAGCTAGCGGTTCAGATTGAAGAGAGTGTTGCTCAATACAGCAAGTATCTTGATCTTAGCTCTATGGCCCTTTATGGTGGTGTTGATGTTGAACCACAAAAAGAACGCCTAATCGAAGGCGTTGAAATTTTAGTAGCAACCCCTGGTCGTTTATTAGATTTGGTACACCAGCGCGCTGTCTACTTTGATGAAGTGGAGATGTTGGTATTAGATGAAGCCGACCGTATGTTGGATATGGGCTTTATTGACGACATTACTAAAATTATTGAACGCCTACCGTTCGATCGTCAAAACCTATTATTTTCAGCCACGATTAACGAAGACGTACGTAAGTTAGCCGACAGCTTTTCAGGTGATGGTTTTTCCGGTGTAGGCTTTGAAAACAAAGAATTCTATGACGATTTAGAAGACATTGTTATTTCTCCTTCATCGACTACCGCCGAAACGATTAGTCAGTGGTTAGTGGCTATCGATAAGGACACCAAGTCAGCGCTGCTTAGCCATTTGATTCTTGAAGAAAAATGGGATCAAGCACTGATCTTCATCGAGAAAAAACACGGCGCTGCGAAACTGGTTAGCCAGCTAGAAAAGCGTGGCATTAAAGCCGATTGTATCCATGGTGATAGAAGCCAAGCGATGCGTGAAAAAACCTTGGCGGCGTTTAAATCCGGCGAGCTGAAATATTTAGTCGCTACGGGTATTGCTGCACGTGGTATTGATATCGGTTCATTAACCCGCGTAGTGAATTATGATCTACCGTTTAAGCCAGAAGAATACATTCACCGTGTAGGTCGTACAGGCCGTGCAGGCGCTGCAGGTGAAGCGATTTCGTTTGTTGCCGCGGGAGACTTTAAGAACCTGTGCGCGATCGAAAGCCGTTTAGGTCATCTTATTGGCCGTAAAGAAATTGAAGGCTTTGTTGTTCGCAAAGAAGTGCCAGTCTCTATTTTAAACTACATACCTAAGCATTTGAGAGCTGGACATGTTGGGCATGATAATAGTAATCCTTATTATGGTAAGGGCACGAC
Protein-coding sequences here:
- a CDS encoding putative NADH:flavin oxidoreductase/NADH oxidase produces the protein MTSAVFSPFTLPCGAQLPNRLAKAAMEENMSDEGQVPGPNMLRLYQRWAEGGTGLLITGNVMVDGRAMTGPGGIVLEKNSALAPFEAWAKSAKKNNTQAWMQINHPGRQVYAAMGGDVLSPSTVPLDLGKHSHLFGKPRAMTHKDIEHLIQRFVDTALKAEQAGFDGIQIHGAHGYLISQFLSPLTNKRKDEFGGSIENRMRLLISIIEAVRAQVAPTFAVAVKLNSADFQRGGFDADDAKIVILAMNKLDVDLVELSGGSYESPAMQGTTADGRTLQREAYFLDFAKEIAQIATMPIMTTGGVRRLAVAEDVLANGIDVVGMGTALAMNPSLPNDWKKNNQLSAHDPVVRWKDKTLSSIATMAVIKRQLQRMGEGKQPKLNASPIFSLINDRIRLKKLTKRYQAYLAR
- a CDS encoding Transcriptional regulator, TetR family, producing MKSALQLYSQEGAQGMSMNKVAKGAGIAQPSFYNHFDSLDALQSELCEQLKENYLSPMRLAWVNMLKDYDVLNKEEFDQQCQQGLIMIFDSAFQNIALFQHLIEDRPRFSPKKENKGLGNLITEIQQEWTEIFIQGLQLSGRFFERSDVNLCVDIAASQVHELILGCHQQRYSRQQAISILSHNFDALFVSLFARKNNKK
- a CDS encoding Oxidoreductase, molybdopterin-binding, encoding MANEQTHFRTCTLCEAMCGIEVKHDGENILSIKGDKNDPFSQGYICPKATALQDLHEDPDRLRQPIERTADGWKEISWPEALDKVAAGIQSVQKLYGQNALGIYLGNPNVHNMGSMLTVKHLLTSLKTRSRFSATSIDQLPHHVVCMHLFGHMLRIPVPDVNRTQYMLIIGGNPLASNGSIMTAPNMRQKLKDLKARDGKVVVIDPRRTETAEIASEHHFIRPATDVLLLLAMLNEIYAQGFAKTTAENKAAALAPEIERIATFAKDYSAESVASITGITAVEIKRLVKEFCEAESAVCYGRMGVSVQEFGLLSQYLIMVINIVTGRLDEVGGLMFPNPAVDLVNNSGPGYLGKRHSRVSKLPDFNGDYPVVAMADEMLVEGEGQLKGFINVAGNPVLSTPNGEKLDKALSQLDFMVSLDYFVTETSRHANIILPPVSPLERDHYDVTFNGFAVHNVAKYSPALFAKKANEKHDWEINLELAKRLDKNAPFATKVERWLTKIFGPKFLLDQGLKRGPYEGINLKKLNKNPHGIDLGPLQSMLPKALKHKDKQIHLNVDFYQADLDRVKDMMQQYDDSQILLIGRRHVRSNNSWLHNSHRLVKGKSRCTLMLHPETAKQQGIEDGQNVKVSSRVGSVIIAAEVTDELMPGVVSIPHGWGHGRKGVKQKIAQAHAGVSVNDLTDDTLIDQLSGNAAVNGVPVSLEAVPLEVHKLETAESQA
- a CDS encoding DEAD/DEAH box helicase domain protein, whose translation is MSFSKLGLSTPIVKAVADLGYTKPTPIQKESIPAVLSGKNILGTSQTGTGKTASFVLPMLEKLSKNKTQRGKRIRALILTPTRELAVQIEESVAQYSKYLDLSSMALYGGVDVEPQKERLIEGVEILVATPGRLLDLVHQRAVYFDEVEMLVLDEADRMLDMGFIDDITKIIERLPFDRQNLLFSATINEDVRKLADSFSGDGFSGVGFENKEFYDDLEDIVISPSSTTAETISQWLVAIDKDTKSALLSHLILEEKWDQALIFIEKKHGAAKLVSQLEKRGIKADCIHGDRSQAMREKTLAAFKSGELKYLVATGIAARGIDIGSLTRVVNYDLPFKPEEYIHRVGRTGRAGAAGEAISFVAAGDFKNLCAIESRLGHLIGRKEIEGFVVRKEVPVSILNYIPKHLRAGHVGHDNSNPYYGKGTTTKKTEGAGKAAKGRKADAKKEESRQAGKSKKTNAWDRK